From one Neovison vison isolate M4711 chromosome 1, ASM_NN_V1, whole genome shotgun sequence genomic stretch:
- the KIFC1 gene encoding kinesin-like protein KIFC1 isoform X2, giving the protein MEPQRSPLLEVRGNIELKRPLVKAPSRLPLPGTRFKRGPDQMEDALEPEKKRTRGLNTVTKIATSHPRPPALTVRPQTQSQTTAPKVPKKTGPHCSTAIGTVLKNQKPGPAVPAQKPGAAAPPTLGGKKPTKRPAWDLKGQLCDLNAELKCYRERTQTLNQENQQLQDQLKEAQQQARALGAECRTLEGELARVQAQAEQGQQELGNLRARVLELEEQLGTQQGLVQELQKEQVGLQEERRGLAARLEEQERRLQASEVALSGSQAEVASLRQEADTQAALLVEQGERLHGLEMERRRLHNQLQELKGNIRVFCRVRPVLPGEPTPSPGFLLFPSGPGGSSDPPTRLSVSRSDERRGTLSGTPAPTTRHDFSFDRVFPPGSGQDQVFEEIAMLVQSALDGYPVCIFAYGQTGSGKTFTMEGGPGGDPQAEGLIPRALRHLFSVAQELGGQGWTYSFVASYVEIYNETVRDLLATGTRKGQSSECEIRRAGPGSEELTVTNARYVPVSCEKEVEALLQLARQNRAVARTSQNERSSRSHSVFQLQISGEHAGRGLQCAAPLSLVDLAGSERLDPGLALGPGERERLRETQAINSSLSTLGLVIMALSNKESHVPYRNSKLTYLLQNSLGGSAKMLMFVNISPLEENVSESLNSLRFASKVNQCVIGTAQANRK; this is encoded by the exons AGGTCCCCCTTGTTGGAAGTGAGGGGGAACATAGAGCTGAAGAGGCCCCTGGTCAAGGCTCCTTCTCGCCTGCCTCTCCCGGGAACCAGGTTTAAGAGGGGACCTGACCAGATGGAGGATGCCTTGGAGCCAGAGAAG AAAAGGACACGAGGCCTGAACACAGTGACCAAAATTGCCACGTCACACCCCAGACCACCAGCCCTCACTGTGAGGCCACAGACACAAAGCCAGACCACAG CTCCCAAAGTTCCCAAGAAGACAGGACCCCACTGTTCCACAGCTATAGGCACAG TGTTGAAGAATCAGAAACCAGGCCCTGCCGTTCCTGCCCAGAAGCCTGGAG CAGCTGCCCCTCCCAcgctgggagggaagaaacccaCCAAACGTCCAGCCTGGGACTTAAAGGGTCAGTTGTGTGACCTAAATGCTGAGCTGAAGTGCTACCGGGAGAGGACTCAGACACTGAACCAGGAGAACCAGCAACTGCAGGATCAGCTCAAGGAGGCCCAGCAACAGGCCAGGGCCCTGGGGGCAGAGTGCAGGACACTGGAAGGGGAGTTGGCCAGGGTGCAGGCCCAGGCTGAGCAGGGCCAGCAGGAGCTGGGGAACCTCAGAGCCCGTGTCCTGGAGCTGGAAGAGCAGCTGGGCACACAGCAGGGCTTGGTGCAAGAGCTCCAGAAAGAACAAGTAGGATTACAGGAGGAGCGAAGGGGACTGGCTGCCCGGCTGGAGGAGCAGGAG AGGAGGCTGCAGGCGTCGGAAGTGGCTCTGTCGGGCAGCCAAGCGGAGGTGGCATCTCTGCGACAGGAGGCTGACACCCAGGCGGCCTTACTGGTGGAACAAGGAGAACGTCTCCATGGGCTAGAGATGGAGCGCCGGCGACTGCACAACCAGCTGCAGGAACTCAAAGGCAATATCCGTGTGTTCTGCCGGGTGCGCCCTGTCCTTCCAGGGGAGCCCACCCCATCCCCGGGCTTCCTCCTGTTTCCCTCTGGCCCCGGTGGGTCCTCAGATCCTCCAACCCGCCTCAGCGTCTCCCGGTCTGACGAGCGTCGTGGGACCCTGAGTGGGACGCCAGCCCCCACCACCCGCCACGACTTCTCCTTTGACCGGGTTTTTCCACCCGGGAGCGGGCAGGACCAAGTGTTTGAGGAGATCGCCATGCTTGTCCAGTCAGCCCTGGATGGCTACCCAGTATGCATCTTTGCCTACGGCCAGACAGGCAGTGGCAAGACCTTCACCATGGAGGGCGGGCCTGGGGGAGACCCCCAGGCGGAGGGCCTGATCCCTCGGGCCCTGCGGCACCTCTTCTCCGTGGCCCAGGAGCTAGGCGGCCAGGGCTGGACCTACAGCTTTGTGGCAAGCTACGTAGAGATCTACAATGAGACTGTCCGAGACCTGCTGGCCACGGGGACCCGGAAGGGCCAGAGCAGTGAGTGTGAGATTCGCCGGGCAGGGCCGGGGAGTGAGGAACTTACTGTCACCAATGCCCGATATGTTCCTGTCTCCTGTGAGAAAGAG GTGGAGGCCCTGCTCCAGCTGGCCCGCCAGAACCGGGCAGTGGCCCGCACGTCCCAAAACGAGCGATCATCACGTAGTCACAGTGTGTTCCAGCTACAGATCTCTGGGGAGCATGCTGGACGAGGCCTGCAGTGTGCAGCTCCCCTCAGCCTTGTGGACCTGGCTGGGAGCGAGCGGTTAGACCCTGGCTTAGCCCTTGGCCCTGGGGAACGGGAACGCCTTCGGGAAACACAAGCCATTAACAGCAGCCTATCCACCCTGGGGCTGGTCATCATGGCCTTGAGCAACAAG GAGTCCCACGTTCCTTACCGGAACAGCAAGCTCACCTACCTGCTGCAGAACTCTCTGGGTGGCAGCGCTAAGAT GCTCATGTTCGTGAACATTTCCCCCCTAGAAGAGAACGTCTCTGAGTCCCTCAACTCCCTACGCTTCGCCTCCAAG
- the KIFC1 gene encoding kinesin-like protein KIFC1 isoform X1: MEPQRSPLLEVRGNIELKRPLVKAPSRLPLPGTRFKRGPDQMEDALEPEKKRTRGLNTVTKIATSHPRPPALTVRPQTQSQTTAPKVPKKTGPHCSTAIGTVLKNQKPGPAVPAQKPGAAAPPTLGGKKPTKRPAWDLKGQLCDLNAELKCYRERTQTLNQENQQLQDQLKEAQQQARALGAECRTLEGELARVQAQAEQGQQELGNLRARVLELEEQLGTQQGLVQELQKEQVGLQEERRGLAARLEEQERRLQASEVALSGSQAEVASLRQEADTQAALLVEQGERLHGLEMERRRLHNQLQELKGNIRVFCRVRPVLPGEPTPSPGFLLFPSGPGGSSDPPTRLSVSRSDERRGTLSGTPAPTTRHDFSFDRVFPPGSGQDQVFEEIAMLVQSALDGYPVCIFAYGQTGSGKTFTMEGGPGGDPQAEGLIPRALRHLFSVAQELGGQGWTYSFVASYVEIYNETVRDLLATGTRKGQSSECEIRRAGPGSEELTVTNARYVPVSCEKEVEALLQLARQNRAVARTSQNERSSRSHSVFQLQISGEHAGRGLQCAAPLSLVDLAGSERLDPGLALGPGERERLRETQAINSSLSTLGLVIMALSNKESHVPYRNSKLTYLLQNSLGGSAKMLMFVNISPLEENVSESLNSLRFASKVQLPPSPGAVRTPGWL; this comes from the exons AGGTCCCCCTTGTTGGAAGTGAGGGGGAACATAGAGCTGAAGAGGCCCCTGGTCAAGGCTCCTTCTCGCCTGCCTCTCCCGGGAACCAGGTTTAAGAGGGGACCTGACCAGATGGAGGATGCCTTGGAGCCAGAGAAG AAAAGGACACGAGGCCTGAACACAGTGACCAAAATTGCCACGTCACACCCCAGACCACCAGCCCTCACTGTGAGGCCACAGACACAAAGCCAGACCACAG CTCCCAAAGTTCCCAAGAAGACAGGACCCCACTGTTCCACAGCTATAGGCACAG TGTTGAAGAATCAGAAACCAGGCCCTGCCGTTCCTGCCCAGAAGCCTGGAG CAGCTGCCCCTCCCAcgctgggagggaagaaacccaCCAAACGTCCAGCCTGGGACTTAAAGGGTCAGTTGTGTGACCTAAATGCTGAGCTGAAGTGCTACCGGGAGAGGACTCAGACACTGAACCAGGAGAACCAGCAACTGCAGGATCAGCTCAAGGAGGCCCAGCAACAGGCCAGGGCCCTGGGGGCAGAGTGCAGGACACTGGAAGGGGAGTTGGCCAGGGTGCAGGCCCAGGCTGAGCAGGGCCAGCAGGAGCTGGGGAACCTCAGAGCCCGTGTCCTGGAGCTGGAAGAGCAGCTGGGCACACAGCAGGGCTTGGTGCAAGAGCTCCAGAAAGAACAAGTAGGATTACAGGAGGAGCGAAGGGGACTGGCTGCCCGGCTGGAGGAGCAGGAG AGGAGGCTGCAGGCGTCGGAAGTGGCTCTGTCGGGCAGCCAAGCGGAGGTGGCATCTCTGCGACAGGAGGCTGACACCCAGGCGGCCTTACTGGTGGAACAAGGAGAACGTCTCCATGGGCTAGAGATGGAGCGCCGGCGACTGCACAACCAGCTGCAGGAACTCAAAGGCAATATCCGTGTGTTCTGCCGGGTGCGCCCTGTCCTTCCAGGGGAGCCCACCCCATCCCCGGGCTTCCTCCTGTTTCCCTCTGGCCCCGGTGGGTCCTCAGATCCTCCAACCCGCCTCAGCGTCTCCCGGTCTGACGAGCGTCGTGGGACCCTGAGTGGGACGCCAGCCCCCACCACCCGCCACGACTTCTCCTTTGACCGGGTTTTTCCACCCGGGAGCGGGCAGGACCAAGTGTTTGAGGAGATCGCCATGCTTGTCCAGTCAGCCCTGGATGGCTACCCAGTATGCATCTTTGCCTACGGCCAGACAGGCAGTGGCAAGACCTTCACCATGGAGGGCGGGCCTGGGGGAGACCCCCAGGCGGAGGGCCTGATCCCTCGGGCCCTGCGGCACCTCTTCTCCGTGGCCCAGGAGCTAGGCGGCCAGGGCTGGACCTACAGCTTTGTGGCAAGCTACGTAGAGATCTACAATGAGACTGTCCGAGACCTGCTGGCCACGGGGACCCGGAAGGGCCAGAGCAGTGAGTGTGAGATTCGCCGGGCAGGGCCGGGGAGTGAGGAACTTACTGTCACCAATGCCCGATATGTTCCTGTCTCCTGTGAGAAAGAG GTGGAGGCCCTGCTCCAGCTGGCCCGCCAGAACCGGGCAGTGGCCCGCACGTCCCAAAACGAGCGATCATCACGTAGTCACAGTGTGTTCCAGCTACAGATCTCTGGGGAGCATGCTGGACGAGGCCTGCAGTGTGCAGCTCCCCTCAGCCTTGTGGACCTGGCTGGGAGCGAGCGGTTAGACCCTGGCTTAGCCCTTGGCCCTGGGGAACGGGAACGCCTTCGGGAAACACAAGCCATTAACAGCAGCCTATCCACCCTGGGGCTGGTCATCATGGCCTTGAGCAACAAG GAGTCCCACGTTCCTTACCGGAACAGCAAGCTCACCTACCTGCTGCAGAACTCTCTGGGTGGCAGCGCTAAGAT GCTCATGTTCGTGAACATTTCCCCCCTAGAAGAGAACGTCTCTGAGTCCCTCAACTCCCTACGCTTCGCCTCCAAG
- the KIFC1 gene encoding kinesin-like protein KIFC1 isoform X3 has protein sequence MEPQRSPLLEVRGNIELKRPLVKAPSRLPLPGTRFKRGPDQMEDALEPEKKRTRGLNTVTKIATSHPRPPALTVRPQTQSQTTAPKVPKKTGPHCSTAIGTVLKNQKPGPAVPAQKPGAAPPTLGGKKPTKRPAWDLKGQLCDLNAELKCYRERTQTLNQENQQLQDQLKEAQQQARALGAECRTLEGELARVQAQAEQGQQELGNLRARVLELEEQLGTQQGLVQELQKEQVGLQEERRGLAARLEEQERRLQASEVALSGSQAEVASLRQEADTQAALLVEQGERLHGLEMERRRLHNQLQELKGNIRVFCRVRPVLPGEPTPSPGFLLFPSGPGGSSDPPTRLSVSRSDERRGTLSGTPAPTTRHDFSFDRVFPPGSGQDQVFEEIAMLVQSALDGYPVCIFAYGQTGSGKTFTMEGGPGGDPQAEGLIPRALRHLFSVAQELGGQGWTYSFVASYVEIYNETVRDLLATGTRKGQSSECEIRRAGPGSEELTVTNARYVPVSCEKEVEALLQLARQNRAVARTSQNERSSRSHSVFQLQISGEHAGRGLQCAAPLSLVDLAGSERLDPGLALGPGERERLRETQAINSSLSTLGLVIMALSNKESHVPYRNSKLTYLLQNSLGGSAKMLMFVNISPLEENVSESLNSLRFASKVNQCVIGTAQANRK, from the exons AGGTCCCCCTTGTTGGAAGTGAGGGGGAACATAGAGCTGAAGAGGCCCCTGGTCAAGGCTCCTTCTCGCCTGCCTCTCCCGGGAACCAGGTTTAAGAGGGGACCTGACCAGATGGAGGATGCCTTGGAGCCAGAGAAG AAAAGGACACGAGGCCTGAACACAGTGACCAAAATTGCCACGTCACACCCCAGACCACCAGCCCTCACTGTGAGGCCACAGACACAAAGCCAGACCACAG CTCCCAAAGTTCCCAAGAAGACAGGACCCCACTGTTCCACAGCTATAGGCACAG TGTTGAAGAATCAGAAACCAGGCCCTGCCGTTCCTGCCCAGAAGCCTGGAG CTGCCCCTCCCAcgctgggagggaagaaacccaCCAAACGTCCAGCCTGGGACTTAAAGGGTCAGTTGTGTGACCTAAATGCTGAGCTGAAGTGCTACCGGGAGAGGACTCAGACACTGAACCAGGAGAACCAGCAACTGCAGGATCAGCTCAAGGAGGCCCAGCAACAGGCCAGGGCCCTGGGGGCAGAGTGCAGGACACTGGAAGGGGAGTTGGCCAGGGTGCAGGCCCAGGCTGAGCAGGGCCAGCAGGAGCTGGGGAACCTCAGAGCCCGTGTCCTGGAGCTGGAAGAGCAGCTGGGCACACAGCAGGGCTTGGTGCAAGAGCTCCAGAAAGAACAAGTAGGATTACAGGAGGAGCGAAGGGGACTGGCTGCCCGGCTGGAGGAGCAGGAG AGGAGGCTGCAGGCGTCGGAAGTGGCTCTGTCGGGCAGCCAAGCGGAGGTGGCATCTCTGCGACAGGAGGCTGACACCCAGGCGGCCTTACTGGTGGAACAAGGAGAACGTCTCCATGGGCTAGAGATGGAGCGCCGGCGACTGCACAACCAGCTGCAGGAACTCAAAGGCAATATCCGTGTGTTCTGCCGGGTGCGCCCTGTCCTTCCAGGGGAGCCCACCCCATCCCCGGGCTTCCTCCTGTTTCCCTCTGGCCCCGGTGGGTCCTCAGATCCTCCAACCCGCCTCAGCGTCTCCCGGTCTGACGAGCGTCGTGGGACCCTGAGTGGGACGCCAGCCCCCACCACCCGCCACGACTTCTCCTTTGACCGGGTTTTTCCACCCGGGAGCGGGCAGGACCAAGTGTTTGAGGAGATCGCCATGCTTGTCCAGTCAGCCCTGGATGGCTACCCAGTATGCATCTTTGCCTACGGCCAGACAGGCAGTGGCAAGACCTTCACCATGGAGGGCGGGCCTGGGGGAGACCCCCAGGCGGAGGGCCTGATCCCTCGGGCCCTGCGGCACCTCTTCTCCGTGGCCCAGGAGCTAGGCGGCCAGGGCTGGACCTACAGCTTTGTGGCAAGCTACGTAGAGATCTACAATGAGACTGTCCGAGACCTGCTGGCCACGGGGACCCGGAAGGGCCAGAGCAGTGAGTGTGAGATTCGCCGGGCAGGGCCGGGGAGTGAGGAACTTACTGTCACCAATGCCCGATATGTTCCTGTCTCCTGTGAGAAAGAG GTGGAGGCCCTGCTCCAGCTGGCCCGCCAGAACCGGGCAGTGGCCCGCACGTCCCAAAACGAGCGATCATCACGTAGTCACAGTGTGTTCCAGCTACAGATCTCTGGGGAGCATGCTGGACGAGGCCTGCAGTGTGCAGCTCCCCTCAGCCTTGTGGACCTGGCTGGGAGCGAGCGGTTAGACCCTGGCTTAGCCCTTGGCCCTGGGGAACGGGAACGCCTTCGGGAAACACAAGCCATTAACAGCAGCCTATCCACCCTGGGGCTGGTCATCATGGCCTTGAGCAACAAG GAGTCCCACGTTCCTTACCGGAACAGCAAGCTCACCTACCTGCTGCAGAACTCTCTGGGTGGCAGCGCTAAGAT GCTCATGTTCGTGAACATTTCCCCCCTAGAAGAGAACGTCTCTGAGTCCCTCAACTCCCTACGCTTCGCCTCCAAG